One Vairimorpha necatrix chromosome 7, complete sequence DNA segment encodes these proteins:
- a CDS encoding chitin synthase (CHS1): MLSQGEILRNPSRTRFQKKTKKKRDSGGMWPFITCICTFLIPNFVLSCFGMKTEEVRNAWREKVALCVCIALCCCTLTFLTYGMTTIVCKGGNQYVFGKLKNAKLKNAVITNGSIYLTKDSSYSLDKIYTGTFKNKSEACSSAFGRQLLSGRRSMDKLNRIAPICFDYSYIVKNNFIVIDNKVYDTNLCKESTYKEFIKKYAGGEAKQDYLTTEEFQCFKDTFFSGEVAGKTRGCYIADAFLYITTVIIFSLIFAKFVLATVYSWHMRRKVKSSPCVTPSIMLVTCYSEDEEGIRNTIDSLCKQDYDYENKLIMVISDGEITGSNNIKSTPELILGLMETEGSSPQPKNYVSLMPGSKRVNRAIVYSGYYKTRSLDLDFGAKEPSKCRMIFIRKCGNEFETFKAGNRGKRDSQVLLMSFFSKLIYNDRLSELDFELYNKMKALMPHIDPKDFECILMVDADTVVKPDALTKMINIFETDPKVIGICGETMISNKCESWVSMIQVFEYYISHHLTKTFESVFGGVTCLPGCFCMYRIKIITDEEGNVVTGHRSNTRRIFNEDRKLIFVPQAKCETYVPGEFKILLSQRRRWINSTIHNLFELAIVDKLCGVFCCSMQFVVIVELFGTLVLPAAIVFTVVLIVSSIINEPAWIPLIMLGGIFLLPAVLILITTFQISYIFWLLIYIISIPIWNFVLPMYAFWHFDDFSWGDTRKIDGAENNEEEVENEQQKIILKELEDLKGSK; encoded by the exons ATGTTATCACAAGgtgaaattttaagaaatccATCTAGAACAAGATttcagaaaaaaacaaagaaaaaaagagattCCGGAGGTATGTGGCCTTTCATAACTTGCATTTGTACATTCCTAATACCAAATTTCGTTTTAAGTTGTTTTGGTATGAAAACGGAAGAAGTACGGAATGCATGGAGAGAAAAGGTTGCCCTTTGTGTTTGTATTGCTTTGTGTTGTTGTACTTTGACATTTTTGACTTATGGCATGACAACAATTGTTTGTAAGGGAGGTAATCAATATGTATTTggtaaattaaaaaatgcaaaattaaaaaacgcAGTCATTACTAATGGAAGTATTTATTTGACAAAAGATTCGTCCTATAGTTTAGATAAGATTTATACTggaacatttaaaaataaaagtgaAGCTTGTTCAAGTGCATTTGGTAGACAATTGCTTAGTGGTCGTAGGAGTATGGATAAACTGAATAGAATTGCTCCAATATGTTTTGATTATtcttatattgtaaaaaataacttcATCGTTATTGATAATAAAGTATATGATACGAATTTATGTAAAGAGTCGAcatataaagaatttattaaaaagtatGCTGGCGGGGAAGCAAAACAAGATTATCTAACCACTGAAGAATTTCAATGCTTTAAAGATACATTTTTTTCGGGGGAAGTAGCTGGGAAAACCAGAGGTTGTTATATCGCCGATGCTTTCTTGTACATAACAACAGTTATTATTTTCAGCTTAATATTTGCGAAGTTTGTATTAGCGACTGTATATTCTTGGCACATGAGAAGAAAAGTAAAGAGTTCTCCGTGTGTTACACCTTCTATCATGTTGGTTACATGTTATTCAGAAGACGAAGAAGGAATTAGAAATACCATTGATAGCCTTTGTAAACAAGATTATGACTatgaaaacaaattaattatGGTCATATCTGATGGAGAAATAACAGGATccaataatataaaaagtacACCAGAACTTATATTAGGATTAATGGAGACAGAAGGTTCATCGCCTCAGCCAAAGAATTATGTTTCATTGATGCCTGGATCTAAAAGAGTCAATAGAGCAATTGTATATTCAGGATATTACAAAACAAGAAGTTTAGACTTAGATTTCGGCGCAAAAGAACCATCAAAATGTagaatgatttttataagaaaatgCGGAAATGAGTTTGAGACATTTAAAGCTGGAAATAGAGGAAAACGAGACAGTcaagttttattaatgtcttttttttctaaattaatttataatgatAGATTGTCTGAATTAGACTTCGAgctttacaataaaatgaaaGCTTTAATGCCGCATATAGATCCTAAAGATTTTGAATGTATTTTGATGGTAGACGCAGATACGGTAGTAAAGCCAGATGCACTTACgaaaatgataaatatatttgagaCAGATCCTAAAGTAATAGGAATATGCGGAGAAACCATGATATCTAATAAATGTGAGAGCTGGGTAAGTATGATTCAAGTGtttgaatattatattagtCATCATCTCACCAAAACATTTGAATCAGTTTTCGGTGGTGTAACTTGCCTTCCTGGTTGCTTTTGTATGtatagaataaaaattataactGACGAAGAAGGAAATGTTGTTACAGGACATAGATCCAATACTAGAAGAATATTCAATGAAGAC AGGAAATTAATCTTCGTACCACAAGCTAAATGTGAAACATATGTACCAGGagaattcaaaattttactgAGCCAAAGGAGAAGATGGATAAATTCTACAATTCATAATTTGTTCGAATTGGCTATTGTCGATAAATTATGTGGAGTATTCTGCTGTTCGATGCAATTTGTAGTTATTGTGGAACTATTCGGTACTCTTGTTCTTCCTGCTGCAATTGTATTTACAGTTGTGTTGATAGTCTCATCAATAATTAATGAACCAGCTTGGATTCCATTGATAATGTTAGGCggtatatttttattacccGCCGTTTTAATTCTCATTACTACATTTCAAATTAGTTACATATTTTGGTTATTAATCTATATCATTTCTATACCAATATGGAATTTTGTATTACCTATGTATGCCTTTTGGCATTTCGATGATTTTTCATGGGGAGATACTAGAAAAATAGATGGAGCTGAAAATAACGAAGAAGAAGTAGAGAATGagcaacaaaaaataatactcaaagaattagaagatttaaaaggatctaaataa
- a CDS encoding NADH-cytochrome b5 reductase (MCR1) yields the protein MDVEVKKCKIVEKYMISQDTIFIKVSSEEFLLNNEVSFFVYIYNDSQDFFRPYTPVSWKHNEINFVIKKYPRNGISEMIHNKNIGDEVNISKSIPKLKYNENKKNILMISAGTGITPMLQILKKEQNIGKFTIIDCNRTFDDILINRNIINKDIKIFYILNKEKNQCVLNKNLYFIKDDEENIIKERLTKQLLEKILKELPSRPEFVYVCGPPGFMKSISGEKLPNLEQGELTGMLKELGFTSDEVYKF from the coding sequence ATGGACGTCGaagttaaaaaatgcaaaatcgtggaaaaatatatgatatCCCAGGAcactatatttattaaagtGTCTAGtgaagaatttttattaaataatgaagtatcattttttgtttacatATATAACGACAGtcaagatttttttagacCTTACACTCCTGTATCTTGGAAACATAacgaaataaattttgttataaaaaaatatccaaGAAATGGAATTTCAGAAATGATACACAACAAAAATATAGGCGATGaagtaaatatttctaaatctaTACCTAAATTgaaatataatgaaaataaaaaaaatattttgatgatCAGCGCAGGGACTGGAATCACTCCAATGCTTcaaattcttaaaaaagaacaaaatattGGTAAATTTACGATTATAGATTGTAATAGGACTTTTGATGATATTTTGATCAATAGgaatatcataaataaagatataaaaattttttatattttgaataaagaaaaaaaccAGTGCGTGTTGaataaaaacttatattttatcaaagaTGATgaggaaaatattataaaagaaagatTAACAAAGCAacttttagaaaaaatactaaaagAACTTCCGTCAAGACCAGAATTTGTGTATGTATGTGGACCTCCTGGATTTATGAAAAGTATTTCTGGAGAAAAATTGCCTAATTTGGAACAGGGCGAGCTAACAGGAATGTTAAAAGAATTGGGATTTACAAGCGATgaagtttataaattttaa